Part of the Melopsittacus undulatus isolate bMelUnd1 chromosome Z, bMelUnd1.mat.Z, whole genome shotgun sequence genome is shown below.
GGCTTGACAGCATATCTGCCTTTTAAGTTTTGCAGAGCAAGGTCACATTCCTCTGTTAATAATTAGTAGAATAAAAAATATGCTGAAGTTTGAAATGTTCCTCCTAATGTGATCCTGAACAATTGTTACTGCAAACAAcgttctatttctttttaaatagggATTAATTCTTGGGTCTCATTGCCTGCATTTTTCTGTAGACTGTGACCTGCTATCTTGGAATTCCCTTTAGGTTTTTGTTGTTAGAAGCATAgccatttgcatttttaactaGCCTTTAAGCCTAAATCTGTTCCTGTTAACATCAGTGAATTACCATGTCTTGTTCAGAAGCTTATGCTTTATAGTTCAGGAGCAGTTAAGGGAAATCTAAGGACAGCCAAATGAAAACATCAACTTCAGCTCAGCttcttgtaattttttcttGTCTCTCAGGGCCTTGACAAGGGCTAAGTGATATTGCAAATTAAACCACTCTGGCatcatttccccccccccccccttaagaCAAGTTGGGGATGTAGAAGAATTGAGCAGCACCAAAGATTCCACTTGTTTTTACAAAAGTGGATCCTCAGTTTCCATCCTGAGAGgccactgcagtgctggagccTCTCACCCCTGCTAGCACATCTGTTACTTTTGTGGAAGCACGAACTTGGAAGACAGTGAACAACATTCCCTGATACCAAGGACAGAACAGTAACAGTGGTTTCTCCCTTACACTCAAACAGGAATAACTTCTCCtgatatgaaaatgaaaaaaaaaagaatacaaatataTAGTTTTTTAAACTGTACCTTCCCTCTCTATTTTATATCAGTTGTGCTTATGAATAGTTAGAGGAAATAGCCCTGTAGAATTCAACAGCTGAATTCTTCAGCTCTTCTCAGTCATCCTTTTTGTCACAGGTAGTTGAGTTATCCTCTTCATTGCCTTCAGGACAGACCTTATTTCTTGCAATTGGTGTTTCCGATATTGGGACTGTACTCTTTCTAACTGGACTGTGTTTGACTGCAGGTGATTCAATGTCATACTCCTCCAACATATCTAACTGGTATCTCTGTAGCTCTAGGTACGTAGTAAACAACTTGGCATATTCTGGATGCTTGAGTGCAAAGTGCTTGAACtcatctgaaaaatacagaaaacacagatacTATAGTGCAGCAACAGAATCAAAGGAAATTTCAGTGCCTGCTCCTTTTACTGAAGTCAGTCTCCAGTTACTTTGCTCTGAAGCATATCAGGCATATCATACAAAGTACCTAGGTCTGTGCTTCAGCTGTTTTCCCCTGAAACAGAGTATGAGAACCATCAGATAacttcagggagaaaaaaaggcaagaaactCTCACTGTCACTCTGATTACCAGAGTGCTCTTTGTTACAAAAGGATGTAACTTACCATAGGACAGCTTCCCCGTTTTATCTGCATCTATTTCTTTAAAGAGCATAGATACATCAAGATCCggcagccccagagctgcccGAATGATACAAGCAAACTCATCTTCCTTTATAGTGCCATCATCATCCTGGtcaaagagctggaaaacacaaCACGTAGCAATACTTCAGCATCAGCTTGCCTATGAACCTTCTGTGCATGTTAGCAACATGTATTAGTTTTCTAGCATTCAAAAGGTGATCTGCAAACAATGCCTAGGATTCAGAGAGACTGGTTGTCTCAGCCACTTTCTCttacaaaacattttatgtattttctctggaaaagaGAGACACTTAGGAAACACTCAGCAGAGCAATGTACATACTATAGTTAGGATTACAACATTCtgcaacaacaaaccaacctcACAGCCTTAGTTCTGTAATAAATTCATACAAAactgatgaaaacaaaactttaacAAAGGTTTATGTTCACTATGAACTGTGCTAAGGGTCTACTGGAATCAGCCACCCTATACTGGAACATCTTAGATTTTagtcttcattttcattaagTTCTGGCACATCTACCATCAGATTAAACTTGCCATAGTTTATGCTTTCACATAAAATGCCTAAATTTTAGTATACATGATAGGTCACCCACTAAGAAATTATTGTCATTAACAAGGAATTTTGGTGACTGGAAGTGCAGGCACTAGATGTACATCAATCATTCCATCCTTCCCAGCACAGTGATAGTAAGCATCTACTGTGAAATCAGCCCCTTGAGAAACACAAGGGATGGATGGCTCTAATGCTTAAATACTTGCTACAGGCAAACTTTTCCAAACTTTCCCAAGAAAACAAGTAGCAAAAGGAACCTTATAGTTCTacttcagacttaaacagggtTTTACCAGCTGAACCAGTTATTTCCTACTGAAACTGGGAATTCAAACAAATTACTGATTTTATAATCAGCACAACTGGTAAGATACTGGAGTAtagactggaaaacaaaacaatgaaacaGCAACAATAGGTGCTAGGCTTGCTTCTTCATGGGAATCTGTGGTGATAAAACATCCCTAAAAAAACATATATCACTTGGAACAGCTGTAATGCTTATCTGTAAAGCAGCCAGTGGATATAATGGATTGCCATAAAAATTCCAGTACTTCCCAAGTACCCATCAGTACCAAAAAGTACTCAAGATGAATGTGATCCATATCTCCTATATTGTTCAATATAGGTCATAAGAACAGATTACTGGGTAAAGCAACTGAATCTGTATCAAAGATCtaccaaaaattaaaaaaaagaagtcacttGAGCATTTTCCTGTTCAGCGGACTCACAGCCTGGGCATCCTTGATCACATATTGTCTGCTTGTACCTGGGATTTGAAATGAGCTAGTGCTCCTTAACTGCTGTACTATCACCACACCACAGTTCAAGCCAGCAGACCTTAGATGCAGCCCAATTTTTTTGGATGTGCCAGTCCTCAATAGCTTTTCTTGGCTTTTCCAACCCCCTCCTCTTTGTTAACAACAATGATTCTACTTGAGCACTTGACCGACAACAGGATATTGCTCCATCTATTGTCTACTTATGACACTGAAgaatcacagcagaaaaaaacctcaggCGAAAGAACTGCAAGTACTGCTGAATCATTTTTGGAGTTAGCCTGCCAAGTTACATATTCATTAGTGCCTTCACATggcttttgaaatgcttttccaTGATGCTGGCAattccctccttcctcttcacacTCTAAATGTCAATTGGTTTAAGAGTATTACTCACATTTGCATAACAGATTGAAGCTATAAACTTGTGATTTGAAAGCTAACAGATTTACAGTCAGTCTTGATTTGTCAGGTTTGTAGATTTACACTAAATTGAACTTACCTTAAATGCCATCCGAATAGTCTCTTCTGTGTTGGCTGGGTTACAGAGAATGGACAAACCAATTACATATTCTCTGAAGTCAATGGTGCCATCTCCATTctgtacacaaacacacacatggcAGTAGTTATGGTTAATACTGCAGATCACTTTAACAACTGTTGTATAAATTAGCAATACAACATGCATTAAAACAGTTTACAGCACTAGAGGTATTGGCtcttcccagaaaaaaatactaacaGATTGCCAAATGTATGTAATACAGAGGCTAAAGTAGCAATGTTACAGTATTTTCAATAGCTAGAAATTTGGTCTCAATTTCTCTTGTAAACACCCAAACAAAAGAGATCTAAAACAActtacacattttttctttagtgtATGACCTCCAAGAAGCCTCCAGTAAGAACTGGAATGCATGGGTTTAGGTAACTGTAACATTTGTTACTGGCACTTGCTCACAGGCCAATGCAACATCCTAGAACACTCCAACAGTGAGGCTGTTGCCTTAATTCTTCCTAAGAACCTTCAGTAATAAAATATAAGCTAGTGAAAATACAGCCTGATGATGCAGTACCTCTACATGGACTATCTTAAGCCTTTCTTTGAAGCAAAAGTGTTGCCTACATGGTATTTTGAAGCGAACACACTATCCTACCTTTTGAGCCAGAAACACAACAAATTCACTGTAACAGTCTCTATGGTAAGTTCGGTTTAGAGCTGAACAAACATTTCACCACAGAGCTACATCAACAAAACATCTGAAGTTTGCCTTGATATGGGATTTGTGACCAGTTTTTCTATGTAAGCTGCGTTATACTTGTGGATAGGGAAAACAGCAGAGGCCTGTTGAAATACATGCTTAAGTCAGTCGTGTTCCTCTGACCACACTGAgtttttttagaaaaacatcCCATGTTTTGGGAAACACCCTGTGTCTGGGGAAGAGACATATCTGTTAGGTGATGGGACACAGAGTAGTTAatgaaagcacagcagaaatgaCTAGCAGCTCATAGTTTGGAACATTCACAAAAAGGGCATGCATCtaaaccattttaaaagcaaacaaaagtgtGAAGCAGAGCTCCCTTTGTAGATAATGTGTTGTatatttcaagaagaaaaagatttacaAAGTAGACTCTCTAAGTCTGAGAACAGCACAAAACTTTTTAAGCCATGTGAGAGAAGGGTGGTCTCCTGGGTAAATCTGTAGTGAACGGCCAGATCTAGATTCTATTCCTGGCTCTTCTACCGACTTCTTATGCCCAATTGAGCATACCAACCTTAACCTTTTTGTTCCTAGTTTTCTGCTGTTGAATAGTGGAATATGGAGCTTGCCTGTGGAGAAATGCTGCTCTGTGGAGCACTTTGATAATCTTGGGTTCCATAAAATGGGATTTCTGTTACTGAATTCAGGTTTTAAGGTAGTTCTTTATTAACAAAATATGTGTAATACAATGCTCAGTACTAACTTTTCTTTATCAAGCTATATGTCTGGCAGGATACAAAACTTCTAAGATACACTTTTATTTAGGCTTCTAATCCAACTCAGGACTCTTCTGCACAGACAACTGTTGCATCTCCTTTGAAGACACAATACCTTTGCGAATCTTCTACTTCAAAAACCTGTACATTTTAGGGAAACTTTTTAGCAAAGATATGAATAGTTTCTAAGTTATTTCTATGTATGTCTAAAAGATATAACTTTTGATAGTTTTTGTTCACTAGAAAAGGACAATGTTCTCTcataaatgctgttttatttacaaatgTTGTGTTCTCATTGTGCTGCAGATCTTGACTTTAAATATTATGGCTGCTTCACAGTTCTCATAATAGAGATAACAGatcaaactttaaaaaaatatcattataaACCTAAACTCTTAAAGCAACAGAGACAAGAGTGTAGATAATGATTGTTCCATGCAGTATTAGTTTTGGACAGTTTTGTGGACTGTATTCCTAGCAAAGGATTGTTTGATGcaattacaatatttttttaaatttatttttaaagtttagaATATCTATCACAGGAAAAGAACTGGGAAATAAGCTTTAACTAAAATAGTCCCATTAAAAACAACTGCTGAAGCAAGTTaacacagctgcagctgcacaagGCAAAATAGAGCTAATAAGGGTCATATTACTTTCATTAAAGTGCTAAAACCGAGTATCAAAACTAAGTGCAAACTGATATGCAGAACTCCAGCCAtttgagtaggaaatcaagctACTATACTTGCAAGATCATGTTGTGACTAGCTCTACTAAGCCCTAGAATCACTGGCCAACTTCCAAATGCTCTGGCATGTTAGCTAAAGAGAAATTATAGGATTGTTGTCTGGAAAAAGAGATGGGAgttaaactgaaaatgcaggGAAACCTTCAGTGTTTGTGTAGCATCACTGCAAACACGGACTTGCAGTAGTCTTTCTACAGGTATCTAGCTGTATTTGCAGCctctgcaaatatttaaatactttaagGAAGCAACACATGAGCTGAGCTCCAATTCTCTAAATAGCAAGCAGAACAACAATGTTTAGATAGTTGTATTTATGTTTCATAAAATAACTGAAAGAGTATAACCTCAACAAGCcctgttttctttacagaaacTAGTTTTATGTTACTATTTTCAATATGGCATGCTATGGTAActagggttttggtttttttacacAATACAGTAAATCTTACATTTTGGGAAACAAGAAAGTTTACGTTGTCATAAGCAGTCTTGGAATTGCAAAAGGGTTGCAAGACAAATGCAGTCAATAAAGTTTAAAGTACTACTGCCACAGATCTTTTTTCTCACTATGTAAGGCAATAGGAAAAATCAAGTGTGCATGTCTGTGTGCTATTTAGCTAAGTAAACCCTGAGTAACTTACATGGCTAGTACAGAGAACCTACAACTGGGCCATCTGGGGAGGAACTGCAGATGCACCCCTTGTTCTCATATCCAGGCTCATCATGCAATAGCCTATTGCTGTAACTCCAAAACTTCCACTGCCTGTTGCAAGTTCTAACTAGTCAGAAAGAGCAAGTCTGACACAAACCTGGTAGGATGGTGCTCACATGGAGGTATCACATTTTCCCTTGTGCTCACTTTTCTCTTACTCAGAGCCCAAATACCACTGTGGACAACTGTGTCTTTTCCACTGAATAACTGGGAGAAGGGTGAATGCCATTAGGAAGGGACTGACCTCTTTCATTGCAAGACCTAATAAGGGTCATATTACTTCCATTAAAGTGCTAAATTTGGGTCAATATTAGTATTTTTACTGTCACCCAGCTTGGTATTAAACAAagtgcaggaggaaaaaagtctgAGCAAAAGTTGTTACTTTTTCTTAAGTTGCAAGCAAAAGGCTGCTGCATGTATACCAGAGAGATTTCATCAGTTTGGAAAATACTATTTGCCAAGTGTAACTGCAAAATGTAGAAATCAAAGCTACAGAAATttagaaacaaacccaaaccacaacacATTTGTTAGCATTCAGATGCCCTGCAGGTATTGTGTGGGATTTCTAGATTAGTCACTGATGTTTCCCTGGGGAGGGGCAGGGGTGTGTAGTTTCTGACAACTACAGACTGCCTGTGGTGCTACTCAACTCCCCTTGCACATTCCAGTCAGCTAGCACACACCCTAAACCATTTTCTTGTAAAGCAGCAAAGCCCTGCTGAGAAATTGCCTTGTTAAAAGACTGTCTTCATCAACCATGTAATCCTTAATGCAAAGAAATGTATTGACAGTTCaagttcttctgttttcttttactcaaAAGTTGATAGAACTACATAACTAGCTTGAGTGGGATGCTGCACCCTGATAAAATTTAACTCAGCCAGAGGCTGATTTTGGCTGTCTGTCTGCTATGTGACTGCATTATTACAGCAAACTCCTCTAAATATAAATGTAGTATTTTAAGTTGTTTTCATTATAACTATAATAAGGCTTAAAcgaaaagagaaaaagctagTTAATAGAATtgtagaaaggagaaaaaggttgTAGAAGTAGCCTTCTATAAGTCTTCAGTTCTGTCTTGGCCTGAAGGTAGAACTGACAATACCACTCAGGTTTTGCTGCAGCAGACAagcatgaaaaagcagaagcaggaaggaaattaaatatgaTTATGTAAATTCATCATAGTTATTGCAATTCTCATGTTTTTCCCCTTGTTGGAAATAACTGAGCAACTCTCTTTACTGGTGATTGCCTTTACGCAAACAGTGCTTTATTCCAGCTTAGCAAATGCTGAAGAGTTGGAACAGTAACATCAACACCAAACTTATGAGCTTTTATGTAATAGTTATACTCACATACAAGCCACTTTACATGAATAACTAAGCTTTGATCCTTCCACACATTCCCACACTTCAGAATCTAGAGATAGTTTTCTGAGACATGCAGCTGTTCAACTGACAACTAACCCAAACccttcagaaaagcagataaTGCATGCAGAAGAGGAACCACAACACTTTGAGCTATCTGCCACAGGCTACATCTGCCTCAGAACAAGGAAAAGACTACAGTTCTATAGTAGAAGATTGTAGTCTTCTGTATGTATCTTCCAGATGAAGCTTTTCCTCGCTGGTACACCTTCATGAATACATGGTCAGCTCTAGCCAGTCTTCAATGGTCACTTTAATCCGTCCTTCTCCATCTGGGTCCAGGGACTTGAAGGTCCGGAACATGCTGTCCAGTCGTACCAAGCAGCTAATGAAGTCGTTGAAGTCCATGCTGCCATGCTCGTCAGCATACCTGCGTATGATCGCTTGGCAAAGCTGCTCGTTCAGGTGGAACCCTGCAGCCTTCAAGGCACCTGGCAGCTGAGCTCTGCCAACAGTGCCTGATTGATCAGTATCATACTGCTTGTAAACACACTGCCATTTCTTGATGTTGTTCCACAGATACTTAAACTCTTCAAAGCCCAGTTTTCCATTTGTATCATTGTCCATGACAGCTACCATGCTACGGCACGTGTCCAAGCTGAAGCCATCTGTTTTCAAGTCTTGATGTCTGGATACAACTTTGTTCAGGATGTCCCTTAGCTCTGTGGCAGACACTTCCATGTCATCTCCAGCAAGCTGGACAAAAAGGCGACGAAACTGTCTGATCTCCTCACTCTCGTAAGCTTCCACATTCGTAAAATGATGGTGTGGAGGTGGAGGTGGCTCCGGATTatactgagctgctgcttcacttATGAGATTGACAAGACCTCCAACAAGTCCTCCAAGATTCCTTCCATGCCCATCTCCTGTCAGGAGACCTCCAAGGCCACGTGCAAGGCTGCTTCCATGACCACTACCACTTCCTCCGCTCAGCAAAGCTTTAGCAAGGAACATCATGAAGACTTTTTTGAGCTACTGAGAAACCCAGTGCTTCTGTATGTAATGCTCCGAAGCTGTATTGCATCTGAGATGTAGGCGTAGGCAAACCACAGTTTACCTGCATGCTTAAATTTCAACATGTCTGTGCATGTCAACAGCCATGCTAAGGTCTCTGTAGTTGTTGACACgcctctgtttcttttcttctctgcataATTAGCTTTATACAATTTGAAGAATCTTTGTGGAC
Proteins encoded:
- the CAPNS2 gene encoding calpain small subunit 2; amino-acid sequence: MMFLAKALLSGGSGSGHGSSLARGLGGLLTGDGHGRNLGGLVGGLVNLISEAAAQYNPEPPPPPHHHFTNVEAYESEEIRQFRRLFVQLAGDDMEVSATELRDILNKVVSRHQDLKTDGFSLDTCRSMVAVMDNDTNGKLGFEEFKYLWNNIKKWQCVYKQYDTDQSGTVGRAQLPGALKAAGFHLNEQLCQAIIRRYADEHGSMDFNDFISCLVRLDSMFRTFKSLDPDGEGRIKVTIEDWLELTMYS